A window of Dysidea avara chromosome 1, odDysAvar1.4, whole genome shotgun sequence genomic DNA:
atgtctttggtgttgcgaccgatgttccaggtcagtttgcatgtgtgtttaatttaaggttgacttcagtgcctgcttattcttttacaggtctcggtattgagtgtcatgaatttcaggtcagttgacgtgcagaagaattgtattattgcaattgttgtttttgcagttatcaattatcactgtatactagtgatgtgaatttgcaggtcaatctactcagatgtatcaggcatagtgttgatgggttcgaacaagtatccagtgtagactgtagtggcatcaagggtgtt
This region includes:
- the LOC136263836 gene encoding uncharacterized protein yields the protein MSLVLRPMFQVSVLSVMNFSYQLSLYTSDVNLQVNLLRCIRHSVDGFEQVSSVDCSGIKGVNFQCLLDCVIRYRNKCFWCCDRCSKSQYRHADIQEIITIVGTIFSQVLM